CGAAAAAAATTAAAGCTTCTTTAAATAAAACTTTAGGTTATACATATTCACCTAATGTAAATATCAAGTCTGAATTACCTGAGGAAATGGAAACTTTGCTTCACTCATTAACTTTATGGGTTGGAGACGATGTAAATAGCAATCAAGGGAAATTAGATGACGTAAGCTTAGGGGGCGCAAACTTAATTTATATTACCTTAAAACTTTTAGAATATGAGCTTTATCAAGATCAAGAAGAAAAAGCAGCTCACTTCTTATTGATTGAGGAGCCTGAGGCGCATATTCATACACACGTTCAAAAAACTTTATTTGATAAATATCATTTTGAGAACACTCAGGTTATTATAACTACTCATTCTACTCATATTTCTTCAGCAAGTAAGATTGATTCAGTAAATATTTTAATTAAAGAACCTGGATTTTCAAAAGTCTGTCAACCGAGTAAGGGATTAGATGGTGACACTTGTAAAAGAATAGAAAGATATTTAGATGCAACAAGGTCAACATTATTATTTGCTAAAGGAGTCATATTAGTTGAGGGAGATGCTGAACTTATATTAATACCAGCTATGTTTAAAGCTGTGTTTGGTCTTAGCCTCGATGAAATAGGTGTAAGTGTAATAAATATGAGTAGTACAGTATTTAACCATATTGCAAGCTTGTTTGATGATCAAAGGATTCATAGAAGGTGTGCTATTATTACAGACTTTGATGAAGCAATAGATGTCCTTCCTGAAAATCCTAATGATGATAATAAGGAACAAAAGAAAATGCGTGATTCACAAACTGCTGGTCAAGAAAGAGCAGAAGTTTTGAATGCTATCTATTCTAATAATCCATGGGTCGAAGTTTTTTATGCATCGCATACGTTTGAAATTGATTTTGCACTAAACTTTAATAAGCATGAAATAAAAGAAATTCTTCCTGCTATTTATACGAGACAACACGATATCGATGAGGCTACCAAGAAATTAGATTCAGGTAATAAAATAGTAGTTGGAAAAGAAGCAATTAGATTAGCTAATAAAGTAGGAAAGGGATGGTTTGCACTTCTATTGTCCGAAAGCATTGATGTGTTTACTTTTATACCAGAGTATATATTAAAAGCTATTGCATTTTCTTCGCCCAATCTTACGAGAGATCATTTAATAGCAATGGCAAGTTATAGAGTTAAAAATCAAGAATTACACTTAAGTGATGATGGGGAAATATCTTTGGAAAATATGTCGTTAGAGGATTTAGTTGAAATAATTAAAGAGGCTAAAGATGATGACGATTTAATAAAGCTGATAAATTTATTAGGAGTTGAATTAAGAGAGTATGCACATTGATTTAAATCCATTTCAAAAAGCTGCAATCGATGAAGAAGAAAATGCACTTGTAATAGCCTGTCCAGGTAGTGGTAAAACAAGAGTTTTAACACTAAAAATTGCTAAAGAGCTTGAAAAGTTAAAAAAGAGAACAGATAGAATCATAGCATTAACATTTACTAACCGTGCAGCTGATGAAATTGAAAAAAGAGTACATGACCTGGGTATAGATGTTTCTAAATTGTGGACAGGCACTATTCATTCTTTTTGCTTACAATGGATTATTAAGCCATACGGAAGTTATTTGCCAGAGCTCCAAAAAGGATTTTCCATATTAGATGAATTTAAGGCACAGGATTTAAAAAATAGTTTTAAAGGGGATTTTGATATTCCTGGATATGAGGATTTTATTACTAGGAGGGACAGGGCAGGAAATTATGTAAATGAGAAAAGTAACTTTAATGAAGCTGCCGAAACCTACCATAAACATATACTGGAATGTAAATTAATAGATTTTGATTTAATTTTATATTTTTCATATTTATTGGTTGAAAAATATCCTAAAATCGCTGACAAACTTTCTAGAATTTTTAAATATTTTTTTATTGATGAATTTCAGGATACTCAAGATCTTCAGTACAAACTTATTGGAAATATAGTAAAGGCAGCAGAGGGTGAATGTAAGATTTTCCTTGTCGGAGATCCGGATCAAGCAATATTTAAATCATTAGGTGGGGTTGTAAAATCTCCTTCGGAAATAAGCCAAGAAATTGGAGGTTATAGTGTTAAAAAGTTAGGGCTAAATGGTAATTATAGGTCAACACAACGTATTATAGATTTATACAGTAATTTTCAAAGTACAGGTTTATCAATAGAATCTTTGACAGATTACCATGATGAAGGTGGAATTATTGCGTTTGATAGAGTAATAAATAAAGATAAATTGGTAGAGAAAATTACAGGCATTATACAAGAACAAATTTCGAATGGAGTTTCTCCTAATGAGATTTGCGTATTAGCACCGCAATGGAATTTCCTTACCTCTATGGCTAGAAAATTGAAATCACATTTACCGGATGTAACGTTCGATGCTCCAGGTCTAACTGTTTTGCCACGTGACCGAGACAATTTTTGGTTTAAACTTACAAGAATTATTTTAATTACCAAAGAGCCTGATAATTATTTGATTAGAATGAAATGGGCAAAGCAACTCTTAGAAGAATTAGTTATGTTGAATGGTACTGTTGTTTATGCTGATATTGAGAGCTGCAGGAAGTTCTTAAAAACAATAAATTCTATAAATATACAAAAAGAAGATGCAGTTGAATTTTTAGAAGCATCCTTTAAGTATATATTTAAAAAGATTGGCTTTGATTATGCATCCAGTGATTTATTGATGGGGCAATGGGATAGTTTTTTTCATGGACTAAGTCGTCGTTATGAGTATTCAGACTTTAGTGATATTCCTAAAGATATTAACTATATGAAAAAGATGTTTAATACAAAAGAAGGTGTGGTTATAAATACCTGTCAAGGTGTTAAGGGAGAAGAGTTTCATACAGTAATTGCTTTTGGTCTTTTAAGAGGGTATATCCCACATTGGAGTCAAATAATTAATCAATCAATAAGTAATGAGATAGCAGAATCAAATAAATTATTATATGTAATATGTTCTAGAGCTAAGAAAAATTTATTTTTATTTTCTGAAAATGGTAGATTCACTAAAAATAAACAAGAATATCAAGTCAACAATCAGTTAAATACGATTGCTTTTGAGTTTAACAGTCTAACATCATATAGAACGGAGTGAAAAGATATGTCTATTTACAAGAAGGCTTATGAATTAATTGATGATGCTCCCAAAGCATTGGATTGGGATGTTTACGAAAACATAGCAATAGAAGAATATCAAAAATTATTGAAACAAAATGGGCATGAAGAAATTGTGTTTCAAGAATTTTTTGAGAGAAACCCTGCATTTTTACCGGGCGCTTTTGGTATATATGGTGAATCGGGTCATCCACCATATAATAATGCCTTAATCACTCAGCCAGTATTACAAGGTTTGATGTCTAAGGTACCAGATTTTTTATGGATTGCTTCAGATAGTGGAACTATCTATCCAATTTTCATAGAAATAGAAACACCTAACAAGAGATGGTTTAGAAAAAACGGTGTACCAACAGCAGACTTTACTCAAGCGCAGAATCAACTTAGTGATTGGAAAATCTGGTTATCAAACCCTGTACATCAAAATCTTTTTTATCAATATTATGATATTGACAGAGAAATAACTAGTGGTAAAGCTGTTAGACCACAATTTGTTTTAATATTTGGATCTAGAAGTGAATTTGATGGGAATCCAGAACTAAATCAAAAAAGAGGACAGTTGGTTCGAGAAAACGAAATATATATGACCTTCGATAGGCTATTACCTAATATTAAAGCTAGAAATAGCATTACCTGTAAGGTTAGAAACAGAAAATATACTGCTAAATTTATTTCGCCATCCTTTAGATTAGGTCCAGTATATGCAGAGGAATTGAGTAAAATAGATAATAAAGAGGAAGCGATTAATAATTCTAAAATTGATGATATTAGAAAAGATTTTATACTTTCTAGACTCCCCTATTGGGAAGAATTTGGCCGGAGACAACCAAGAGGAGTGAGAAATACAGGAGATTGGGAATAAAGCCATTTATGGGCATTCTTAAGGTAGTCGATTAGCATCAGCTCCCTTTCGTCTACTTTTCATAATTCATTTGATGTAATTAGATGATGAATAATTTTTAATGAGAACAAAGGATCGATGTTATAGATAAAGGTTGCTGGATGTCTGATGTGAAAAAGGAGGAGAATATGAGTCTATTCCAAAAAATGTTCCAATTTTTATCTAAAAAAGAGGGTAATGACCATACAGGTCCGATTGTTTTAAAAGAAGGGGTAAAAGAAGAACCACAGAAAATCCAGGTGACCGAAGAGGTATTGAAGGAAAATACCTATGAAACACAAGAAAATTCTATAAACACATTATACGCAGGAGTAGAGGCACATGATGAGTTGCCGGAAGTAACTACGATAGAAAATATTGAGATTGATTCACAAAGGACCTATACGTGTGAGCAATGTAGCACAACCATACAATGGTATCATCGAAGACATTGCGTGTGCAAAGATTGTTATACAAGGGAAGAAGAGAGACTGATTCCATTTGTGCTTAATTTCTATACTGGCATGCACGACTATCAAAAAACAAGTCTGATTGAAAAGAAAAGAGCTGCTTTACCAAGTATCCTTGAAGCCTTTGAAGTGCTGGACAGCTCTTTTATCAGATGGAAGCCTTATGGGTACTTAACAACCTACGTAAAAGAAAACATTCACCATGACAAAGGATTATTGGAAATATGGCATGATGAGGAAAAGAAAAAAGTAGATAAAGAAATGAAAGCTGAATTGAAACTCCTTCTTCCTAATAGGAAACCATATCGTGAATATATTGCATTCGATTTAGAAACGACAGGGTTATATCCTGACAAAGGAGCAGAAATTATTGAAATTGCAGCTGTAAAGGTAATGGATGGATTTGTGGTCGACACGTTTCAAACGCTAGTGAAGCCAAACAAAAGTATT
This DNA window, taken from Priestia megaterium NBRC 15308 = ATCC 14581, encodes the following:
- a CDS encoding ATP-dependent nuclease, which codes for MYISDLEITNFRNFKNANFKFEPGVNTLIGENSSGKSNALYAIRLLLDDTLPINASKFLESDFNQNIIDWKGHWIVLKLTFKDLDSSEAASFLAHHSEDVTTDESIGTYALYYRPNKSVRKRLFEFTQQSRHIEDLDEILKDITVNDYETVFTCRVNADFNDEQMYKELVGDFEEGIFPDPEDDNANILGNISPHITLIKKEVSCTFVKALRNVISELKQRKSSPLLQLLRGTAKDIEIEEADAIKEQIKALNENISELNEIDILTKKIKASLNKTLGYTYSPNVNIKSELPEEMETLLHSLTLWVGDDVNSNQGKLDDVSLGGANLIYITLKLLEYELYQDQEEKAAHFLLIEEPEAHIHTHVQKTLFDKYHFENTQVIITTHSTHISSASKIDSVNILIKEPGFSKVCQPSKGLDGDTCKRIERYLDATRSTLLFAKGVILVEGDAELILIPAMFKAVFGLSLDEIGVSVINMSSTVFNHIASLFDDQRIHRRCAIITDFDEAIDVLPENPNDDNKEQKKMRDSQTAGQERAEVLNAIYSNNPWVEVFYASHTFEIDFALNFNKHEIKEILPAIYTRQHDIDEATKKLDSGNKIVVGKEAIRLANKVGKGWFALLLSESIDVFTFIPEYILKAIAFSSPNLTRDHLIAMASYRVKNQELHLSDDGEISLENMSLEDLVEIIKEAKDDDDLIKLINLLGVELREYAH
- a CDS encoding UvrD-helicase domain-containing protein, with amino-acid sequence MHIDLNPFQKAAIDEEENALVIACPGSGKTRVLTLKIAKELEKLKKRTDRIIALTFTNRAADEIEKRVHDLGIDVSKLWTGTIHSFCLQWIIKPYGSYLPELQKGFSILDEFKAQDLKNSFKGDFDIPGYEDFITRRDRAGNYVNEKSNFNEAAETYHKHILECKLIDFDLILYFSYLLVEKYPKIADKLSRIFKYFFIDEFQDTQDLQYKLIGNIVKAAEGECKIFLVGDPDQAIFKSLGGVVKSPSEISQEIGGYSVKKLGLNGNYRSTQRIIDLYSNFQSTGLSIESLTDYHDEGGIIAFDRVINKDKLVEKITGIIQEQISNGVSPNEICVLAPQWNFLTSMARKLKSHLPDVTFDAPGLTVLPRDRDNFWFKLTRIILITKEPDNYLIRMKWAKQLLEELVMLNGTVVYADIESCRKFLKTINSINIQKEDAVEFLEASFKYIFKKIGFDYASSDLLMGQWDSFFHGLSRRYEYSDFSDIPKDINYMKKMFNTKEGVVINTCQGVKGEEFHTVIAFGLLRGYIPHWSQIINQSISNEIAESNKLLYVICSRAKKNLFLFSENGRFTKNKQEYQVNNQLNTIAFEFNSLTSYRTE
- a CDS encoding Shedu anti-phage system protein SduA domain-containing protein; amino-acid sequence: MSIYKKAYELIDDAPKALDWDVYENIAIEEYQKLLKQNGHEEIVFQEFFERNPAFLPGAFGIYGESGHPPYNNALITQPVLQGLMSKVPDFLWIASDSGTIYPIFIEIETPNKRWFRKNGVPTADFTQAQNQLSDWKIWLSNPVHQNLFYQYYDIDREITSGKAVRPQFVLIFGSRSEFDGNPELNQKRGQLVRENEIYMTFDRLLPNIKARNSITCKVRNRKYTAKFISPSFRLGPVYAEELSKIDNKEEAINNSKIDDIRKDFILSRLPYWEEFGRRQPRGVRNTGDWE
- a CDS encoding 3'-5' exonuclease, translated to MSLFQKMFQFLSKKEGNDHTGPIVLKEGVKEEPQKIQVTEEVLKENTYETQENSINTLYAGVEAHDELPEVTTIENIEIDSQRTYTCEQCSTTIQWYHRRHCVCKDCYTREEERLIPFVLNFYTGMHDYQKTSLIEKKRAALPSILEAFEVLDSSFIRWKPYGYLTTYVKENIHHDKGLLEIWHDEEKKKVDKEMKAELKLLLPNRKPYREYIAFDLETTGLYPDKGAEIIEIAAVKVMDGFVVDTFQTLVKPNKSIPQKITKITGITNEDVKESPSVEEVLPVFYAFIGHLPLVAHNTPFDKSFLDAYSPEPPKNKTDDTLAIVRRKLKKEKREGDIYSFKLEEVASYFGYSIKHAHRALDDVLAVKHIYEELRDYESF